A genomic stretch from Halorhodospira halophila includes:
- a CDS encoding type II secretion system protein, producing MQVTIDRVQRRDTCLRKATGPRGSGFVASAAQRGLTLIEMIVTIVVLGIAMAALASFYPLLAQLPDAEEAERAARNAESCAELIIAAFRDGKFDPDLLNDGYEISKEDKQTLDEGDIDVTRDLWGAFCGGGIVVFVYDDTDEAVRIVKIDYEESAVSGLSPLYIGF from the coding sequence GTGCAAGTGACAATTGACCGAGTACAACGCCGAGATACATGCCTTCGCAAGGCGACCGGTCCGCGGGGCTCAGGTTTCGTAGCCAGCGCGGCCCAGCGAGGCCTGACCCTCATCGAGATGATTGTCACCATCGTGGTGCTCGGCATCGCCATGGCTGCCCTGGCGTCCTTCTACCCGCTCCTGGCTCAGTTGCCGGATGCTGAAGAGGCTGAGAGAGCGGCACGGAATGCCGAGAGTTGCGCGGAGTTGATTATTGCGGCATTTCGTGATGGGAAATTCGACCCTGACCTTTTAAATGACGGATACGAAATTAGCAAGGAAGATAAGCAGACTCTAGACGAAGGGGATATTGACGTAACGAGGGATCTATGGGGCGCTTTTTGCGGAGGGGGTATCGTTGTTTTCGTTTATGATGACACTGATGAGGCTGTGCGCATCGTGAAAATCGATTACGAGGAGAGCGCTGTATCGGGGTTGAGTCCTCTTTATATAGGTTTTTGA
- a CDS encoding GspH/FimT family pseudopilin translates to MGASAVTRPGGPSRRLLQRPAAARSARGVTLIELILVLVILSILASVAAPNLSGFTDGTEVQSVKNKLISDLRSARARAMACSGATLEVDLGSWERRWAPEGEGCGNLPDLTRKDGVTVSSDPAKFRFRYPHGDLEDGSGNGLSGEFTIDLTKGDVTRALCVRAATGGVSRGACK, encoded by the coding sequence ATGGGGGCGAGCGCTGTGACCCGACCGGGCGGCCCGTCGCGCCGCCTCTTGCAGAGGCCGGCAGCCGCGCGCTCCGCCCGCGGCGTGACGCTGATTGAGCTGATCCTGGTGCTGGTCATCCTGAGCATTCTTGCCTCGGTTGCTGCACCCAACCTGAGCGGTTTCACCGATGGCACCGAAGTCCAGTCCGTGAAAAACAAACTGATCAGCGACCTGCGCAGTGCCCGCGCCAGGGCGATGGCGTGTAGCGGAGCGACATTGGAAGTCGATCTTGGCAGCTGGGAGAGGCGCTGGGCGCCCGAAGGTGAAGGCTGCGGGAACCTGCCGGATCTGACGAGAAAAGATGGCGTAACCGTGAGCAGCGACCCCGCGAAGTTCCGTTTTAGGTACCCCCACGGTGATCTGGAAGATGGAAGCGGGAACGGACTTTCAGGCGAGTTCACGATTGACCTTACCAAGGGGGACGTCACCCGCGCGCTTTGCGTCCGCGCAGCGACCGGCGGCGTCTCCCGGGGGGCGTGCAAGTGA
- a CDS encoding type II secretion system F family protein, whose protein sequence is MPKYRYRGRTGAGQLREGTVDAPTLSDAADEVFDRGVTPIDVRPVSGAGGVRVDDLLRQLSERAVGLDDLITFTRQFRVLLRAGVPVVRALRGLGQNASSPRLGRTLGEVASGLESGQSLSQAMGHHPKVFPRLLLAMIRVGEESGQLEESLQRMAESLDQERTTRERIKAALRYPTFVLIAIVAALVVINVFVIPPFADLFAGMDAELPAVTGLLIGFSEGFVAYWQLVFGGAFLAGLGVRAYIATEDGRLRWDAIKLRIPGVGGIMRRALLARFARTFSMAVRSGVPLLQAMDSVAEATDNAYIARGIRQLRTGIERGEGLHQVAERSGLFTPLVLQMLAVGEETGQVADMMDQVAEFYEREVEEDLKKLSSYIEPFVIGFIGILVLILALGIFLPMWQMGSAAL, encoded by the coding sequence ATGCCGAAGTACCGCTACCGCGGACGCACCGGTGCTGGTCAGCTCCGTGAGGGGACGGTGGATGCCCCCACGCTGTCTGACGCCGCCGATGAGGTCTTCGACCGAGGGGTGACACCCATCGATGTCCGCCCCGTCTCCGGCGCTGGAGGGGTCCGCGTGGACGATCTGCTCCGGCAGCTGAGCGAGCGGGCGGTGGGGCTGGATGATCTGATCACCTTCACCCGACAGTTTCGCGTGCTGCTGCGTGCCGGGGTGCCCGTGGTCCGGGCCCTGCGCGGCCTGGGCCAGAACGCCTCCAGCCCTCGCCTGGGGCGCACCCTGGGAGAAGTGGCCTCGGGGCTGGAGAGCGGCCAGAGCCTGAGCCAGGCGATGGGTCATCACCCCAAGGTCTTCCCGCGGCTGCTACTGGCGATGATCCGCGTCGGCGAGGAGTCCGGCCAGCTGGAGGAATCCCTGCAGCGCATGGCCGAGAGCCTGGACCAGGAACGCACGACCCGTGAGCGGATCAAGGCGGCGCTGCGCTACCCGACCTTCGTGCTGATCGCCATCGTTGCGGCCCTGGTGGTCATCAACGTCTTCGTGATCCCGCCGTTTGCCGATCTGTTCGCCGGCATGGACGCCGAGCTCCCGGCAGTGACCGGATTGCTGATCGGCTTCTCGGAAGGTTTTGTCGCCTACTGGCAGCTGGTCTTCGGCGGCGCCTTTCTCGCTGGGCTGGGCGTGCGCGCCTACATCGCGACTGAGGACGGACGCCTGCGCTGGGATGCCATCAAACTCCGTATCCCCGGCGTGGGCGGCATCATGCGCCGGGCCTTGCTGGCGCGCTTCGCCCGCACTTTCTCCATGGCCGTGCGCTCCGGCGTGCCGCTGCTCCAGGCCATGGACTCGGTGGCCGAGGCCACCGATAACGCCTACATTGCCCGCGGCATCCGGCAGCTGCGTACCGGCATCGAGCGCGGCGAGGGATTGCACCAGGTCGCCGAGCGCAGCGGACTCTTTACTCCGCTGGTGTTGCAGATGCTCGCCGTGGGTGAAGAGACCGGGCAGGTGGCGGACATGATGGATCAGGTCGCCGAATTCTACGAGCGCGAGGTGGAGGAGGATCTCAAGAAGCTCTCCTCCTACATCGAGCCGTTCGTGATCGGTTTCATCGGTATCCTGGTCCTGATCCTCGCCCTGGGCATCTTCCTGCCCATGTGGCAGATGGGATCGGCCGCCCTGTGA
- a CDS encoding GspE/PulE family protein, which produces MKRQKIRLGDLLIKRGLISQGQMQQALEAQKQSGRKLGEQLIAMSFVTEDQLLNELSRQLEVPWVNPNDYWVDPEVAGKLPESYARRFVALVLKETEQDFLVAMADPSDLIAYDEIVRVLRHPVRLAVARRQILEDLINLVYRRTDEITSIAEEIGREITSADDIDLSTLPVGEGGASAPVVRLLQSLFEDAVQVGASDIHIEPDEQALRIRIRRDGVLQEQIFHQSNIHPAMVSLLKLMCGLNITERRLPQDGRFQVRVHGRSIDVRLSTLPLQHGEGVVMRLLDHSSGVSSLDQTGMPDDIIQRLRRLIRMPYGMVLVTGPTGSGKSTTLYGALSEINHPGVKVITVEDPVEYRLARVNQVQVRESIGLTFARVLRTTLRQDPDIIMVGEMRDEETADIGFRAAITGHLVFSTLHTNDAISTANRLVDMGVEPYMIAAGLRAVLAQRLLRRICTHCREPYTPDENERAWLRTIFGEQQTHGLSLYRGRGCNSCSNTGYSGRIGVFELLEMDADKIDALRRGDQSGFAAACHADPSYEPMSRVALRYAREGITTLQEVSRVLGEADESTLRDEARAVREAAVRDGPHATEPAGGMAASVDAKDGASSSQD; this is translated from the coding sequence ATGAAACGGCAGAAGATTCGCCTCGGGGATCTGCTCATCAAGCGGGGTCTGATTAGCCAGGGCCAGATGCAACAGGCCCTGGAGGCGCAGAAGCAGAGTGGCCGGAAGCTCGGCGAGCAGCTCATCGCCATGAGCTTCGTTACCGAGGACCAGCTCCTTAATGAACTCTCGCGGCAACTGGAGGTGCCCTGGGTCAACCCCAACGACTACTGGGTCGACCCGGAGGTGGCCGGCAAGCTGCCCGAGAGCTACGCTCGGCGTTTTGTCGCCTTGGTGCTCAAGGAGACCGAGCAAGATTTCCTGGTGGCCATGGCGGACCCGAGCGATCTAATCGCCTACGACGAGATCGTCCGTGTCCTGCGCCATCCGGTTCGCCTGGCCGTGGCCCGCAGGCAGATCCTTGAGGATCTGATCAATCTCGTCTACCGCCGAACCGACGAGATCACCAGCATCGCCGAGGAAATCGGCCGCGAAATCACCAGTGCCGACGATATCGACCTCTCCACCCTGCCGGTGGGCGAGGGCGGCGCCAGTGCCCCGGTGGTACGCCTGCTCCAGTCGCTATTCGAGGACGCCGTGCAGGTGGGTGCCTCGGACATCCACATCGAGCCCGACGAGCAGGCGCTGCGCATCCGTATCCGCCGCGACGGTGTGCTTCAGGAGCAGATCTTCCACCAGTCCAACATCCACCCGGCCATGGTCTCGCTGCTCAAGCTCATGTGCGGGCTGAACATCACCGAGCGCCGTTTGCCCCAGGACGGCCGTTTCCAGGTCCGTGTCCACGGCCGCAGCATCGACGTGCGCCTCTCGACCCTGCCGCTGCAGCACGGCGAGGGCGTGGTCATGCGTCTGCTCGACCACAGCTCCGGGGTCAGCTCGCTGGATCAGACCGGCATGCCCGACGACATCATTCAGCGCCTGCGGCGGCTGATCCGGATGCCCTACGGCATGGTGTTGGTCACCGGGCCTACCGGTTCCGGCAAGTCCACCACGCTCTACGGCGCACTCTCCGAGATTAACCACCCCGGGGTCAAGGTCATCACCGTCGAGGATCCGGTGGAGTACCGTCTGGCTCGGGTCAACCAGGTCCAGGTGCGCGAGAGCATCGGCCTGACCTTCGCCCGGGTGCTGCGCACGACGCTGCGCCAGGACCCGGACATCATCATGGTCGGCGAGATGCGCGACGAAGAGACCGCCGACATCGGCTTCCGGGCGGCGATCACCGGGCATTTGGTCTTCTCGACGCTGCACACCAACGACGCCATCTCCACCGCCAACCGCCTGGTGGACATGGGCGTGGAGCCGTACATGATTGCCGCCGGTCTGCGCGCTGTGCTCGCGCAGCGCTTGCTCCGGCGTATCTGTACCCACTGCCGCGAGCCCTACACCCCGGACGAAAACGAGCGGGCGTGGCTGCGGACCATCTTCGGCGAGCAGCAGACCCACGGCCTTTCGCTGTACCGCGGGCGCGGCTGCAACAGCTGCAGCAATACCGGGTATAGTGGGCGGATCGGCGTCTTCGAACTCCTGGAGATGGATGCCGACAAAATCGACGCCCTGCGCCGCGGCGATCAGTCCGGGTTTGCCGCCGCCTGCCACGCCGATCCTAGCTACGAACCCATGAGCCGTGTGGCGCTGCGCTACGCGCGCGAGGGCATCACCACGCTCCAAGAGGTCTCGCGGGTCCTCGGGGAGGCCGACGAGAGCACCCTGCGCGACGAGGCGCGAGCGGTCCGCGAGGCGGCAGTACGGGACGGGCCCCACGCTACGGAGCCTGCAGGCGGGATGGCGGCGTCCGTGGACGCCAAGGACGGGGCGTCGTCGTCCCAGGACTAA
- a CDS encoding tetratricopeptide repeat protein: MSLINEVLRQTAEREQRGQNGAGDAGVQAAFAVARKPQRRRHWLVAVLAGTVAVAVTGGSAYWLLADRDAGSQQPAPVAAAEDDAVERPDEVTLPDEAPSEAVVGGLLAERQADPEQWVATAEAGSGQATGNGAALEEPLVEPPRADATAVAAAQALAAGAIAQGGAETAPLPEADTADTLEELADEAVAGAEATSPESATEDPPTDIGGAPAEADPASSQGTFVREPSRPDDSARADSLIQQAETHQRAGDTLSASQSYRRALEMDPERHDARIGYARMLARAQRVERARGVLRQGLDRAPAHERMARLYAHLSEEHGEPQAGIDALEPVREARDGRAGAVEAHLAALYRQIGAHDQALLLYSELAEAEPDNGLWQAGIAVSAEALGNDGAARRAWQQARERDGLSAEVAAHAEARIEALQGR; encoded by the coding sequence GTGAGCTTGATCAACGAGGTCCTGCGCCAGACCGCGGAGCGGGAGCAGCGCGGTCAGAACGGGGCTGGTGACGCCGGCGTGCAGGCCGCCTTTGCCGTGGCGCGCAAGCCGCAGCGGCGCCGCCACTGGCTTGTGGCCGTCTTGGCTGGCACCGTCGCGGTGGCTGTGACCGGGGGTAGCGCGTACTGGCTGCTGGCCGATCGGGATGCGGGATCGCAACAGCCGGCGCCGGTGGCGGCAGCGGAGGACGACGCCGTGGAGCGCCCCGATGAGGTAACCCTGCCCGACGAGGCCCCGTCCGAGGCGGTGGTTGGCGGACTGCTCGCGGAGCGCCAGGCGGATCCCGAGCAGTGGGTGGCCACCGCGGAAGCGGGGTCGGGTCAAGCGACCGGGAACGGGGCGGCCCTAGAGGAACCGCTGGTAGAACCGCCGCGAGCCGATGCCACCGCCGTGGCCGCCGCCCAGGCCCTGGCGGCGGGTGCGATTGCCCAGGGGGGTGCCGAGACGGCCCCGCTGCCTGAGGCCGATACCGCTGACACCCTGGAGGAACTGGCGGACGAGGCCGTCGCGGGTGCCGAGGCGACCTCGCCGGAGTCCGCCACAGAGGATCCGCCCACAGACATCGGGGGGGCTCCGGCGGAAGCCGATCCGGCGTCGTCGCAGGGAACCTTCGTCCGCGAGCCGAGCCGACCGGATGACAGCGCGCGGGCCGACAGCCTGATCCAGCAAGCCGAAACCCACCAGCGCGCTGGTGACACACTGAGCGCGTCGCAGTCTTATCGCCGCGCCCTGGAGATGGACCCCGAGCGGCACGACGCGCGCATCGGCTACGCGCGCATGCTGGCGCGAGCCCAGCGGGTGGAGCGCGCTCGAGGCGTCCTGCGCCAAGGACTGGATCGCGCGCCGGCGCACGAGCGCATGGCGCGGCTCTACGCTCACCTCTCGGAGGAGCATGGCGAGCCCCAGGCCGGTATTGATGCCCTGGAGCCGGTCCGCGAGGCCCGGGACGGCCGGGCTGGTGCCGTGGAAGCCCACCTGGCCGCGCTCTACCGCCAGATCGGGGCTCATGATCAGGCGCTGTTGCTCTACAGCGAGCTCGCCGAGGCCGAGCCCGATAACGGCCTCTGGCAGGCCGGTATCGCGGTGTCCGCCGAGGCCCTGGGCAACGACGGCGCCGCCCGCCGCGCTTGGCAGCAGGCCCGGGAGCGAGATGGCCTCAGCGCCGAGGTCGCGGCCCACGCCGAAGCCCGCATCGAGGCCCTACAGGGAAGATGA
- a CDS encoding ExeA family protein, with protein sequence MYLEHFGLCEYPFRLTPNTGYYYGRASHQEALNMLWVALESGEGFLRVTGEVGTGKSLLCRQLLRKLGDRWEAVLIPNPALDPAALRQVVADELRLGATTAGENAHELLRTLYARLQENAADGRRTLLIIDEAQVMPDESLETLRLLTNLESEEEKLLQVVLLGQPELDVRLAQPHLRQLRQRCTFRYQLEPLPLEMVDDYLHHRVQTAGYRGSGLFAPKASQLIGRAGHGVPRTINTLAHKALLAAFGDGVQRVERGHVVRAIEDTETADASAIGLRRWLPGRGRGERYT encoded by the coding sequence ATGTACCTGGAGCACTTCGGGCTGTGCGAGTACCCGTTCCGGCTGACGCCGAACACCGGCTACTACTACGGGCGGGCCAGTCACCAAGAGGCTTTGAACATGCTCTGGGTGGCCCTGGAGAGCGGCGAGGGGTTTCTGCGGGTGACCGGCGAGGTGGGGACCGGCAAATCCCTCCTTTGTCGGCAGCTGCTGCGCAAGCTTGGTGACCGCTGGGAGGCGGTGCTGATCCCCAATCCGGCCCTCGATCCGGCCGCGCTGCGCCAGGTGGTGGCCGACGAGCTCCGGCTCGGGGCCACCACCGCCGGTGAGAATGCCCACGAGCTGTTGCGGACGCTCTACGCCCGGCTGCAGGAGAATGCCGCGGACGGACGACGGACACTGCTGATCATCGATGAGGCCCAGGTGATGCCGGATGAAAGCCTGGAGACCCTGCGCCTGTTGACCAACCTGGAGTCCGAGGAAGAGAAGCTGCTGCAGGTGGTCCTGCTCGGCCAGCCGGAGCTGGACGTGCGCCTGGCTCAACCCCACCTGCGCCAGCTGCGCCAGCGCTGCACCTTCCGCTACCAGCTGGAGCCGCTGCCCCTGGAAATGGTGGACGACTATCTCCACCACCGGGTGCAGACCGCCGGTTACCGGGGTAGCGGCCTCTTCGCGCCGAAAGCCAGTCAGCTCATCGGCCGGGCCGGGCACGGGGTGCCCCGGACGATCAACACCCTGGCCCACAAGGCCCTGCTCGCCGCCTTCGGCGATGGGGTGCAGCGGGTCGAGCGCGGGCACGTGGTGCGTGCCATCGAGGACACCGAAACGGCGGACGCTTCGGCCATCGGTCTACGACGCTGGTTGCCGGGTCGCGGCCGCGGGGAGAGGTACACGTGA
- a CDS encoding pilus (MSHA type) biogenesis protein MshL: MKAALGVVRLRLWLGLAGAAVLLGACASPGERAQERSDRAAEQLAPTEPDGQVREDDSVASTQALEEALGAPGLGDPLELQPEDPRFDIIADGVDAGAFFHGLVEDTPYNVVVHPEVEGELSLTLRDVSVPEVMDTVREIYGYEYKQARTGFLILPARPRAEVFHLDYLNVHRSGHSGTRVTSGEITSDDGGDGVIGSRVDTSSNSDLWGQIEETVTRMIEDDETASVVASPAAGTLAVRGMPESLRRVEEFVDRLQASLNRQVILEARILEVELGDDFQAGISWESIGRQDGRPLEGSFRPGDNLELSQAGVFSIGITRGVDGQRGFFEGFLRALEQQGDVQVLSTPQVSTLNNQKAVIKAGTDSFFQTDLSINYRSFTDGAGNQTVQPELDPDFEPFFSGIALDVTPQIEESGWINLHVQPSVTEVRERERTLRTGRGDDEVRFSLAESDVRQSDSIVRARSGEMIVIGGLIEEREEQETSRVPLLGRIPLLGWLFTQERQTSSKYELVILLRPRVVGADTWAGELEEHSQRIQGLYDRY; the protein is encoded by the coding sequence ATGAAAGCAGCATTGGGGGTCGTGCGCTTGCGCCTTTGGCTCGGGTTGGCCGGCGCGGCGGTGCTCCTCGGGGCGTGTGCATCGCCGGGGGAACGCGCGCAGGAGCGCTCCGATCGCGCCGCTGAGCAGCTGGCTCCGACCGAGCCCGACGGGCAGGTTCGCGAGGATGACAGCGTCGCCTCGACGCAGGCGCTGGAGGAGGCCCTCGGCGCGCCGGGCCTGGGAGATCCGCTGGAACTCCAGCCCGAGGATCCGCGCTTCGACATCATCGCCGACGGCGTCGATGCCGGGGCGTTCTTCCACGGCCTGGTCGAGGATACCCCGTACAATGTGGTCGTCCACCCGGAGGTGGAGGGCGAGCTCTCGCTGACCCTGCGCGATGTCTCAGTCCCGGAGGTGATGGACACGGTCCGTGAGATCTACGGCTACGAGTACAAGCAGGCGCGCACCGGTTTCCTGATCCTGCCGGCCCGCCCCCGGGCCGAGGTCTTTCACCTCGACTACCTGAACGTCCATCGCAGCGGTCATTCGGGCACGCGCGTGACCTCCGGTGAGATCACCAGCGATGACGGCGGCGATGGCGTGATCGGCAGTCGCGTGGACACCTCGTCGAACTCTGATCTGTGGGGGCAAATCGAGGAGACCGTCACCCGGATGATCGAGGACGACGAGACCGCCTCCGTGGTGGCCAGCCCGGCGGCCGGGACCCTGGCCGTGCGCGGTATGCCGGAGTCCTTGCGTCGGGTGGAGGAGTTCGTCGATCGCCTGCAGGCAAGCCTGAACCGCCAGGTCATCCTTGAGGCGCGTATCCTTGAGGTAGAGCTTGGCGACGACTTCCAGGCCGGCATCAGCTGGGAGTCCATTGGTCGGCAGGATGGGCGCCCGCTGGAGGGCTCCTTCCGTCCGGGCGATAACCTGGAACTCAGCCAGGCGGGGGTTTTCAGCATCGGCATCACCCGCGGGGTGGACGGCCAGCGCGGCTTCTTCGAGGGCTTCCTGCGTGCCTTGGAGCAGCAGGGCGATGTCCAGGTCCTCTCCACGCCCCAGGTGTCCACGCTCAACAACCAGAAGGCGGTGATCAAGGCCGGTACCGACTCGTTCTTCCAGACGGATCTCAGCATCAATTACCGCAGCTTTACCGATGGCGCGGGCAATCAGACGGTGCAGCCGGAGCTGGATCCGGACTTCGAGCCGTTCTTCTCTGGCATCGCGCTGGATGTGACCCCGCAGATCGAGGAGAGTGGGTGGATCAATCTCCATGTCCAGCCCTCGGTAACCGAGGTGCGCGAGCGCGAGCGCACGTTGCGTACGGGCCGCGGCGATGATGAGGTCCGCTTCTCGCTGGCCGAGAGCGACGTGCGTCAGTCGGACTCCATCGTCCGCGCGCGCAGCGGCGAGATGATCGTCATCGGCGGTTTGATCGAGGAGCGCGAGGAGCAGGAGACCTCTCGAGTGCCGCTGCTCGGGCGCATACCGCTGCTCGGTTGGCTGTTTACGCAGGAACGTCAGACCTCGAGCAAGTACGAGCTGGTGATCCTCCTTCGGCCTCGCGTGGTGGGTGCCGATACCTGGGCCGGAGAACTCGAGGAGCACTCGCAGCGGATCCAGGGTCTCTACGACCGCTATTGA